The Megasphaera stantonii genome includes a window with the following:
- a CDS encoding SDR family NAD(P)-dependent oxidoreductase: protein MTIYDFTGKTVLVTGAASGIGLNAAMRFAQAGASVVLSDIDEKAVQQAVNGLINQGLQALAIPCNVAAESEVVELVKKTVAALGSLDIAYNNAGIQAPVSELADADGAAFDKVIAVNLRGIWSCMKYELQQMRRQGRGAIVNCSSLCGVVAMPGLGAYTASKHAVIGLTKSAALDYAGRGIRINAVCPGTTDTPMVAQAIKDFPDDMAKSIGQIPMQRIASVSEITDTVLWLCSDGAGFMTGQAIVPDGGYSIC from the coding sequence ATGACCATCTATGACTTTACAGGCAAAACGGTGTTAGTAACGGGAGCGGCTTCCGGCATCGGTTTAAATGCCGCCATGCGATTTGCTCAGGCCGGCGCTTCGGTCGTATTATCAGACATAGACGAAAAAGCAGTACAACAAGCTGTCAATGGTCTGATAAACCAAGGACTTCAGGCTTTGGCTATTCCTTGTAACGTAGCCGCAGAATCGGAAGTCGTCGAATTAGTAAAAAAAACAGTTGCCGCGCTTGGCAGTTTAGATATAGCCTATAATAACGCCGGCATCCAGGCGCCGGTTTCAGAATTGGCCGACGCCGACGGAGCCGCGTTCGATAAGGTCATCGCCGTAAATCTACGAGGTATTTGGAGCTGCATGAAATACGAGCTGCAGCAGATGCGCCGACAGGGACGCGGCGCTATCGTCAACTGTTCATCCCTCTGCGGCGTCGTCGCCATGCCCGGTCTGGGAGCCTACACGGCGTCCAAACACGCAGTAATCGGACTGACCAAGAGCGCCGCCCTCGATTATGCCGGCCGCGGCATCCGCATCAACGCAGTTTGTCCCGGCACGACCGATACGCCTATGGTCGCCCAGGCTATCAAAGATTTCCCCGACGATATGGCTAAGTCCATTGGACAAATTCCTATGCAGCGCATTGCGTCTGTATCGGAAATCACCGACACCGTCCTCTGGCTGTGCAGCGACGGCGCAGGCTTTATGACCGGCCAGGCTATCGTTCCCGACGGTGGCTATTCCATTTGCTGA
- a CDS encoding aldo/keto reductase, translated as MEHILLRDGNTIPAVGFGVFLIPNDGSTYDAVTKALRLGYRHIDTAAAYFNEDEVGRAVCDSGIPRDEIFVTSKLWLQDYGYDAACRGIDASLKKLGLDYMDLYLIHQPYGDVPGAWKAMEDAQKAGKIKSIGVSNMTPNIWNHFVPQFDTMPAVNQVECHPFFQQKQLREVLDACGAALEAYFPLGHGDEALLAHPLVTALAHKDNKTAGQIILRFEVQEGFVVLPKSTNPQHMADNIAIFDFSLTDEDMARMRSLDTGKGSHDPETPGMGDMLLKAYKVHD; from the coding sequence ATGGAGCACATACTTTTACGTGATGGAAATACTATCCCTGCCGTCGGCTTCGGCGTATTTCTCATTCCCAACGACGGCAGCACCTACGACGCCGTGACCAAGGCCCTGCGCCTCGGATACCGCCACATCGACACGGCGGCGGCCTATTTCAACGAAGACGAAGTCGGCAGGGCCGTCTGCGACAGCGGCATCCCCCGCGACGAAATCTTCGTCACCAGCAAGCTCTGGCTTCAGGATTACGGCTACGACGCCGCCTGCAGGGGCATCGACGCGTCCCTGAAAAAGCTGGGCCTCGACTACATGGACCTGTACCTGATTCATCAGCCCTACGGCGACGTGCCCGGCGCGTGGAAAGCTATGGAAGACGCCCAAAAAGCCGGGAAAATCAAATCTATCGGCGTCAGCAACATGACGCCTAACATCTGGAATCATTTCGTGCCCCAATTCGACACGATGCCGGCTGTAAACCAGGTCGAATGTCATCCCTTCTTCCAGCAGAAACAGCTGCGGGAAGTATTAGACGCCTGCGGCGCAGCGCTGGAAGCCTATTTCCCCTTGGGCCACGGCGACGAAGCCCTTCTCGCCCATCCCCTCGTCACGGCCCTGGCCCATAAAGACAATAAGACAGCCGGCCAAATCATCCTGCGCTTCGAAGTACAGGAAGGCTTCGTCGTCCTGCCGAAGTCGACCAATCCCCAGCACATGGCCGATAATATCGCCATCTTCGATTTTTCCCTGACCGATGAAGACATGGCGCGGATGCGCAGCCTCGATACGGGAAAAGGCAGCCACGACCCGGAAACGCCGGGCATGGGCGACATGCTGCTGAAAGCCTATAAGGTACATGATTGA
- a CDS encoding MarR family winged helix-turn-helix transcriptional regulator: MKRSISPCFCINLRRAAGVLSDFYDKSLSKAQLTTSQFSLMKSLSRIQPCTVTALADEMGLERTTLVRTIKPLADRGLIHNLAPAKNRNKLLSLTEDGDALMEYAASLWEEAQGAVKAYMGAEQIETLMQLLARLEEFGES; the protein is encoded by the coding sequence ATGAAGCGTTCCATAAGTCCCTGTTTTTGTATCAACCTGCGGCGCGCTGCCGGCGTCTTATCCGATTTCTATGACAAATCATTGTCAAAAGCGCAGCTCACAACAAGTCAATTTTCTTTGATGAAATCGTTAAGCCGCATACAGCCTTGTACCGTTACGGCGTTGGCCGATGAAATGGGGCTGGAACGCACGACGCTGGTCCGTACAATAAAGCCCCTTGCAGATCGCGGTCTGATACATAATTTAGCGCCTGCCAAAAACCGCAATAAGCTATTGTCGCTGACAGAGGACGGGGACGCGCTTATGGAGTACGCAGCCTCGTTGTGGGAAGAAGCCCAAGGAGCCGTGAAAGCTTACATGGGAGCAGAGCAGATAGAAACCCTGATGCAGCTCCTGGCCCGGTTGGAAGAGTTCGGGGAATCCTAA
- a CDS encoding DUF2148 domain-containing protein, with product MKYEHEQIYKDALLSTAKRMCAAAQTAPKGHGVDSILTYILTGDEKEQLACEMERLGTEYMGDEMPTWYGRDANCVRKAGAVVVIGAKHIRRGMSRCGQCGFENCAANAAAGGRCADTFMDLGIAIGSAVSVAGDDRIDNRIMFSIAQTLKQMPEYGPEYVWYGIPLSISSKNIFMDRGITHKL from the coding sequence ATGAAGTACGAACATGAGCAGATTTATAAGGACGCCTTGTTATCGACGGCAAAAAGAATGTGTGCGGCGGCGCAAACGGCTCCAAAAGGACATGGCGTAGACTCTATTTTGACATACATTCTTACTGGCGATGAAAAAGAACAGCTTGCCTGTGAAATGGAGCGGCTTGGTACAGAATATATGGGAGATGAGATGCCGACCTGGTATGGCCGAGATGCGAATTGCGTCCGCAAGGCCGGCGCAGTCGTCGTCATTGGAGCCAAACATATTCGCCGGGGCATGAGCCGCTGCGGGCAATGCGGCTTTGAAAACTGCGCGGCTAACGCTGCCGCCGGCGGCCGCTGCGCCGATACGTTTATGGATTTAGGCATCGCCATCGGCTCCGCCGTTTCCGTAGCCGGAGACGACCGCATAGACAACAGAATTATGTTTTCTATCGCTCAAACGCTGAAACAAATGCCTGAATACGGCCCTGAATACGTCTGGTACGGGATTCCCCTTTCCATATCATCGAAAAACATATTTATGGACAGAGGCATTACCCACAAGCTGTAA
- a CDS encoding LysR family transcriptional regulator, which yields MLSQQLQVFLQVADSGSFSKAAQRLFVTPASVMKQINALERRLGLTLLIRNNQGVLLTAAGRSLYEDGRKMRAYAADAVTRAKKAGGRDGVTIRVGSSLLNPSNVLTDLWAPLRETYGNYTFRIVPYEDTKEQILLVIASLGDRIDVLVGSFNSRSMQARANYLPLGTYRFCIALPEGHRLALRKTLTLDDLHGERVVMVKSGDTEQIDEFHHLLKREHPQIIIEEASYYYDVDTFNLCGQQGLPLLTLDAWAGVHPSLVTLPLADLDYGISYGILYAKKPSEAVRGFIDIIKRHIVGSAE from the coding sequence GTGCTGAGTCAACAGCTGCAAGTCTTTTTACAGGTCGCAGACAGCGGCAGCTTTTCCAAGGCTGCCCAGCGCCTTTTCGTAACGCCGGCGTCGGTCATGAAGCAGATCAACGCCTTGGAACGGCGATTGGGCCTTACGCTGCTGATACGGAACAATCAGGGCGTTTTGCTGACGGCGGCAGGCCGTTCCCTGTATGAAGACGGACGGAAGATGCGCGCCTATGCCGCCGATGCCGTGACCCGGGCGAAGAAGGCCGGCGGCCGGGACGGCGTGACGATCCGCGTCGGCTCTTCCCTGCTCAATCCCAGCAACGTACTGACGGACCTGTGGGCTCCGCTGCGCGAAACATATGGGAACTATACGTTCCGCATCGTCCCGTATGAAGATACAAAGGAACAAATTCTATTGGTCATCGCTTCCCTGGGCGACCGCATCGACGTCTTAGTGGGCTCCTTCAATTCACGCAGCATGCAGGCCAGGGCCAATTACCTGCCTCTGGGGACGTATCGGTTCTGCATCGCCCTTCCTGAAGGCCATCGCCTGGCGCTGCGGAAGACCCTGACGCTGGACGACCTTCACGGTGAGCGCGTCGTCATGGTAAAAAGCGGCGATACGGAGCAGATAGACGAATTTCATCACCTGCTGAAACGGGAGCATCCCCAGATTATCATTGAAGAAGCAAGCTATTATTACGACGTCGATACATTCAATCTCTGCGGGCAGCAGGGACTTCCCCTCCTGACGCTGGACGCCTGGGCAGGCGTGCATCCCTCGCTGGTTACGCTGCCTCTCGCCGATTTGGATTACGGCATTTCCTACGGGATTTTGTACGCTAAGAAGCCGTCCGAAGCAGTGCGGGGATTTATCGATATTATCAAGCGGCATATTGTTGGTTCTGCGGAATGA
- a CDS encoding DMT family transporter yields the protein MALSALYKGILYCVLGAVTWGVNGTVSQYLFTHYVVDSAWITALRMIAAGVVLLVLFFPKQRAAFYGMFHDPASLRNLLLLSIFGLLLCQYSYLTAIKYSNSATATVLQTLNVVLMSFFLAVRFRRRPSARELVSVALAVLGVFLVATNGNPSTMVLSPQGLTWGLIGAAGCVAYPTLSQGLAIQWGAVPVNAAGMIIGGTALCFGVQAWGMTPELDAVGWLTVAFIILIGTALSFTLFVQGIRLVGPMKSTLIGTLEPVTAAVISAAWLGTAFHPVELAGFVCILATVFLIVVQWPSR from the coding sequence ATGGCTCTATCGGCTCTTTACAAAGGCATTCTATACTGTGTCCTCGGCGCCGTCACCTGGGGCGTCAACGGCACGGTCAGTCAATATCTCTTCACCCATTACGTCGTCGACTCGGCCTGGATTACGGCGCTGCGCATGATCGCCGCAGGCGTCGTCCTGCTGGTCTTGTTTTTCCCGAAGCAGCGGGCTGCCTTTTACGGTATGTTTCACGACCCGGCCAGTCTCCGCAATCTCCTCCTCCTGTCAATTTTCGGACTCCTACTCTGTCAGTATTCCTATTTGACGGCTATCAAATATTCCAACTCGGCAACGGCGACGGTGCTGCAGACCCTCAACGTCGTCCTCATGTCCTTTTTCCTGGCCGTCCGCTTCCGCCGCAGGCCTTCGGCCCGCGAGCTCGTCTCCGTCGCCCTGGCCGTTCTGGGCGTATTCCTCGTCGCGACGAACGGCAACCCGTCGACGATGGTCCTGTCTCCCCAAGGGCTGACGTGGGGCCTCATCGGAGCCGCAGGCTGCGTCGCCTACCCTACCCTGTCCCAGGGCCTGGCCATCCAATGGGGCGCCGTGCCGGTCAACGCCGCCGGCATGATCATCGGCGGCACAGCCCTTTGCTTCGGCGTGCAGGCCTGGGGCATGACGCCCGAGCTGGACGCCGTCGGCTGGCTCACCGTCGCCTTTATCATCCTCATCGGCACGGCCTTGTCCTTTACGCTCTTCGTGCAGGGCATCCGCCTCGTCGGCCCGATGAAATCCACCCTCATCGGCACGCTGGAGCCGGTGACGGCCGCCGTCATCTCCGCCGCATGGCTCGGCACGGCCTTCCATCCCGTCGAGCTCGCCGGCTTCGTCTGCATCCTCGCCACGGTCTTCCTCATCGTAGTGCAGTGGCCTTCCCGGTAA
- a CDS encoding bile acid:sodium symporter family protein: MMKWIGMLSGFVGRYLTYIVFLVVLWAYFMPGAFLWSVPHTVTLLGIIMFGMGMTLHARDFKLVIQRPKEVLIGCTAHYTIMPIVAYALVLAFDLTPELAVGMVLLGSCPSGTASNVMSFLAKGDVPLAVSITTVSTLLAPIMMPFIVWALAGQWVEVSFLAMAMTVMKVILVPLAAGLIVHKIIGEKHIASLSKVLVLVSAFGVLTIVGGVIAVNGAKILELGFFMVLIVLAHNLFGFGIGYFVTGKLGLGQRQRHSVTLEVGMQNDALAISLVSVFFAPAVAIPAAIGAAIHQVTGSILAGIFARRMDAIEARKAAVAEAVPAPAHH; encoded by the coding sequence ATGATGAAATGGATTGGAATGCTGAGTGGATTTGTTGGACGGTATTTGACGTATATCGTCTTCTTGGTCGTCCTTTGGGCGTACTTCATGCCCGGCGCGTTTTTATGGTCTGTACCCCATACGGTCACGCTTCTCGGCATCATCATGTTCGGCATGGGCATGACCCTGCACGCCAGGGATTTCAAGCTGGTCATCCAGCGGCCGAAGGAAGTGCTCATCGGCTGTACAGCTCACTACACGATTATGCCTATCGTGGCTTACGCCCTGGTACTGGCCTTTGACCTGACGCCGGAGCTGGCCGTCGGCATGGTATTGCTCGGCTCCTGCCCCAGCGGCACGGCGTCCAACGTCATGAGCTTTCTGGCCAAGGGCGACGTCCCTCTGGCCGTATCGATTACGACAGTTTCGACGTTGCTGGCGCCGATTATGATGCCCTTTATCGTCTGGGCCCTGGCAGGCCAGTGGGTCGAAGTCTCGTTCCTGGCCATGGCGATGACGGTCATGAAGGTCATCCTCGTGCCGCTGGCCGCCGGCCTGATCGTTCACAAAATCATCGGTGAAAAGCATATCGCTTCGTTGTCCAAGGTATTGGTTCTCGTTTCGGCCTTCGGCGTACTGACCATCGTCGGCGGCGTCATCGCCGTCAACGGCGCGAAGATTTTGGAATTGGGCTTCTTTATGGTTCTCATCGTATTGGCTCATAACCTGTTCGGCTTCGGCATCGGCTACTTCGTTACGGGCAAGCTGGGCCTGGGACAGCGGCAGCGCCATTCCGTTACGCTGGAAGTGGGTATGCAGAACGACGCCCTGGCTATTTCCCTCGTGTCGGTATTCTTCGCTCCGGCCGTGGCGATTCCCGCAGCCATCGGCGCGGCTATTCATCAGGTCACGGGTTCCATTTTGGCTGGTATCTTTGCCCGTAGGATGGACGCTATAGAAGCGCGGAAGGCCGCCGTAGCGGAAGCCGTACCGGCTCCGGCTCACCATTAA
- a CDS encoding hemolysin family protein: MILALVVLNGFFVASEFSIVKMRPSRVDTLLKEGNKSAVYARTVTEHLDAYLSVTQLGITLASLGLGWIGEPAVAKMLAPVFHFFQVPVQLEHTLAFIVGFSLITALHIVLGELVPKSLSIQKTEVVVLFVSRPLILFNKLMYPAVWTLNHIANWTLRRMGIQAASEAEEAHNEEEIRILMKESYKYGYIDRSELTYLDNVFDFSDRSAGEIMVPRTDMVCLYLDDSFDDCVETALNERMTRYPICDGDKDHIIGFLHIKDLLRSLKDGKKSDLRTLARDVLEVPVFMPISKLLRQLQKERKQLAVLIDEYGGTAGMVTIEDILEELVGDIQDEFDEERPEVEEKTDKIYSVDGKMLLEDVNDLFELELEDQQCDTIGGWVYTQLNTQPEAGQMVKLPKAEIYVEEVENLRITRLKIKLLSELDDVSQDMLDEQLNKD; encoded by the coding sequence TTGATTTTAGCCTTAGTCGTGCTGAACGGTTTCTTCGTAGCGTCGGAGTTTTCCATCGTCAAGATGCGCCCGTCGCGAGTCGATACGCTGCTTAAGGAAGGGAATAAGAGCGCCGTATACGCCCGCACGGTGACGGAGCATCTGGACGCCTACCTGTCGGTGACGCAGCTGGGCATTACCCTGGCCTCCCTGGGGCTGGGCTGGATCGGCGAGCCTGCCGTGGCCAAGATGCTGGCGCCGGTGTTTCATTTTTTCCAGGTGCCCGTACAGCTGGAGCACACGCTGGCCTTTATCGTCGGCTTTTCCCTGATTACGGCCCTGCACATCGTATTGGGCGAGCTGGTGCCGAAATCCCTGTCGATTCAGAAGACCGAAGTCGTGGTGTTGTTCGTATCGCGCCCGCTGATTCTGTTTAACAAGCTCATGTACCCGGCTGTCTGGACGCTGAACCATATCGCCAACTGGACGCTGCGCCGCATGGGCATACAGGCTGCCAGCGAGGCGGAAGAAGCTCATAACGAAGAAGAAATCCGCATTTTGATGAAGGAAAGCTATAAATACGGCTATATCGACAGAAGCGAGCTGACCTATCTCGACAACGTCTTCGATTTTTCCGACCGCAGCGCCGGCGAGATCATGGTGCCCCGTACGGATATGGTCTGCCTGTATCTGGACGACAGTTTCGACGACTGCGTCGAGACGGCCCTGAACGAGCGCATGACCCGCTACCCCATCTGCGACGGCGACAAGGACCACATCATCGGGTTCCTGCACATCAAGGACCTCCTGCGGTCTTTGAAGGACGGGAAAAAATCGGACTTGCGGACCTTGGCCCGCGACGTGCTGGAAGTGCCGGTCTTCATGCCTATCAGCAAGCTCCTGCGCCAGCTCCAGAAGGAACGGAAGCAGCTGGCTGTCCTCATCGACGAGTACGGCGGTACGGCCGGCATGGTGACGATCGAAGATATCCTGGAAGAGCTCGTCGGCGATATTCAGGACGAATTTGACGAGGAACGGCCGGAGGTAGAGGAAAAGACCGATAAGATCTACTCCGTCGATGGCAAGATGCTGCTGGAAGACGTAAACGACTTGTTCGAGCTGGAGCTGGAAGACCAGCAGTGCGATACTATCGGCGGCTGGGTCTACACGCAGCTCAACACGCAGCCCGAAGCCGGCCAGATGGTCAAGCTGCCCAAGGCGGAAATTTACGTGGAAGAAGTGGAAAATCTCCGCATTACGCGCTTGAAGATCAAGCTGCTGAGCGAGCTGGACGACGTCAGCCAGGATATGCTCGACGAGCAGCTGAACAAGGATTGA
- a CDS encoding radical SAM protein produces MMIDNAEGLVFRPPSEARSFILRVTIGCSHNMCTFCAMYKDSKYRVRSLEEIDGIIERAAQAYPFVRRVFLADGDALVLPTDDLIHILKKCYATFPNINRIGAYATPADLNRKSPEDLKRLREAGLGIVYMGIESGDDEVLRHVKKGTTGALTVKAGKKALDAGMKLSAMILIGLGGKERTKEHALHTAEVVSAINPTMLSALTLIIPGNVPLYEEVVTGKFTPLTARGFLEELHMILSHTDMKNPCIFRSNHVSNLVPVGGTLPMDKDAMLATLERYIPRADNVRPLLNDTGNF; encoded by the coding sequence ATGATGATTGATAACGCAGAAGGCCTCGTATTCCGGCCGCCCAGCGAAGCGCGCAGCTTTATCCTGCGGGTGACTATCGGCTGTTCCCATAATATGTGCACGTTCTGTGCAATGTACAAAGATTCCAAATACCGCGTCCGTTCCCTAGAGGAAATCGACGGCATTATCGAGCGGGCCGCCCAGGCCTACCCCTTCGTGCGCCGCGTCTTCCTCGCCGACGGCGACGCCCTCGTCCTGCCGACGGACGATTTGATCCATATTCTGAAAAAATGCTATGCTACGTTCCCCAATATTAACCGCATCGGGGCCTACGCCACGCCGGCCGACCTGAACCGCAAATCGCCGGAAGACCTGAAGCGCCTGCGCGAAGCCGGCCTGGGCATCGTGTACATGGGCATCGAAAGCGGCGACGATGAAGTCCTGCGCCACGTCAAGAAAGGCACGACAGGCGCGCTGACTGTCAAAGCCGGCAAAAAGGCCCTCGACGCCGGCATGAAGCTGTCGGCCATGATCCTCATCGGCCTGGGCGGCAAGGAGCGGACAAAGGAGCACGCCCTCCATACGGCAGAAGTCGTATCGGCCATCAACCCGACCATGCTCAGCGCCCTGACCCTCATCATCCCCGGCAACGTGCCGCTGTACGAAGAAGTCGTCACAGGCAAGTTTACGCCTCTCACGGCCCGGGGCTTCCTCGAAGAGCTCCATATGATTCTGAGCCATACGGACATGAAAAATCCCTGCATTTTCCGCAGCAATCACGTGTCCAACCTTGTCCCCGTCGGCGGCACCCTGCCGATGGATAAGGACGCCATGCTGGCTACGCTGGAACGGTATATTCCCCGGGCCGACAACGTGCGTCCCCTCTTAAACGACACCGGTAATTTCTGA
- a CDS encoding aldo/keto reductase — MNRRDFLKSAALTVAAGMVMGPTALAKEKTESVAEDGKDILNYNPKMKYRPMGQTGVKVSALGFGMLRLPMLADGKTIDMNQTVDMVHRAIDGGVNYIDTGRVYLGGQSELAVGKALSNGWRDRVYVTSKSPWWIMETPDDFERMFDESRRAIGTDVIDFYHIHMIMHRGWKEKVIPFGLIEKIEKLKAQGKIRFMGFSFHDRLELFKEVVEAADWDFCLIQHNYLDYEYEAGVLGPKYAAANGMGLAVMKPARTGFLANLPESMRMALASTGIHKPGNEWALDYLWDIPEVSVAVSGMGSMKDVEANLQYAAKAKPNMLTPDEREALGRAIRAYRETPGHIDCTGCYQCIPCPENVAIGYIFAYVYNNYLLHKDLKRAMFDYTTSMSPIQRGDPASSCTNCGQCLAKCPQGLNIPELLKRVERAFGK; from the coding sequence ATGAACCGACGAGATTTTCTCAAAAGCGCGGCCCTGACCGTCGCCGCCGGCATGGTCATGGGGCCGACGGCCCTGGCAAAAGAAAAGACGGAAAGCGTTGCAGAAGACGGCAAAGACATATTAAATTACAATCCTAAGATGAAGTACCGGCCTATGGGTCAGACCGGCGTCAAGGTATCAGCCCTGGGCTTCGGCATGCTGCGCCTGCCCATGCTGGCCGACGGCAAGACCATCGACATGAACCAGACCGTCGATATGGTCCATCGGGCCATCGACGGCGGCGTCAACTACATCGACACGGGACGGGTGTATCTGGGCGGACAGAGCGAGCTGGCCGTAGGCAAGGCCCTGTCCAACGGCTGGCGCGACCGGGTATACGTCACGTCGAAGTCGCCGTGGTGGATCATGGAGACGCCTGACGATTTCGAAAGGATGTTTGACGAATCGCGGCGGGCTATCGGCACGGACGTCATCGACTTTTACCATATCCACATGATCATGCACCGCGGCTGGAAGGAAAAGGTCATTCCCTTCGGCCTTATTGAAAAGATAGAAAAGCTGAAAGCTCAGGGAAAAATCCGCTTCATGGGATTTTCCTTCCACGACCGGCTGGAGCTGTTTAAGGAAGTCGTCGAGGCGGCGGACTGGGATTTCTGCCTTATTCAGCACAATTATCTGGACTATGAATACGAGGCCGGCGTATTGGGGCCGAAATACGCGGCGGCAAACGGCATGGGACTGGCCGTCATGAAGCCGGCGCGGACGGGCTTTTTGGCGAATCTTCCCGAGTCCATGCGAATGGCCCTGGCTTCGACGGGTATCCATAAGCCTGGCAACGAGTGGGCCTTGGACTATCTGTGGGATATTCCCGAAGTCAGCGTCGCCGTCAGCGGAATGGGCTCTATGAAGGACGTAGAAGCGAACCTGCAGTATGCCGCGAAGGCCAAGCCCAACATGCTGACGCCGGACGAACGGGAAGCCCTGGGGCGGGCGATCCGGGCCTACCGCGAAACGCCGGGTCATATCGACTGCACGGGCTGTTATCAATGCATTCCCTGTCCGGAAAACGTAGCCATCGGCTATATCTTTGCCTACGTGTACAACAACTATTTGCTCCACAAGGATTTAAAGCGGGCCATGTTCGACTACACGACGTCCATGTCGCCGATCCAGCGCGGCGACCCGGCTTCGTCGTGTACGAACTGCGGCCAATGCCTGGCCAAGTGCCCGCAGGGGCTGAATATTCCCGAATTGCTGAAACGGGTGGAAAGGGCTTTCGGGAAATAA
- a CDS encoding DUF6282 family protein: protein MREGFTYTRREFLKKAGLAGGAMVMANVAGGIPSAAAAMEEEKGAADELLKGVCDIHIHAAPDVRERCINEFDFACKAKKLGYRAVMYKSNEWSCHDRAYLIRQSLPDFEVFGSFCMNYAIGDKINVHAAKMAVETTGHCCKCIWMPTMAAVYPNAVEGRAGQGIPVVQDGKVLPEVVQVMEICADHDIIFATGHSSPQESLLMAAKAKEVGVHKFVVTHVNSLIWRMTADDIKRCVDLGAYIELCYLPRVWGAGTAMSQYERESARDFMNYVSVAPERSFISTDMGQANMPDPSEGMRACIGELLDGGVSQRVVDTLVRRNPAYLLGLEG, encoded by the coding sequence ATGCGTGAGGGATTCACATATACGCGGCGGGAGTTTTTGAAAAAAGCCGGATTAGCCGGCGGCGCCATGGTCATGGCCAATGTAGCCGGCGGCATCCCGTCGGCTGCGGCGGCGATGGAAGAAGAGAAGGGCGCTGCGGACGAATTATTGAAGGGAGTCTGCGACATCCACATCCATGCCGCGCCGGACGTGCGGGAGCGGTGCATCAATGAGTTTGATTTCGCCTGCAAGGCCAAGAAGCTGGGCTATCGGGCCGTCATGTACAAGTCGAACGAATGGAGCTGCCACGACCGGGCCTATCTCATCCGCCAGTCCCTGCCGGATTTTGAAGTGTTCGGCAGCTTCTGCATGAATTACGCCATCGGCGACAAAATCAACGTCCACGCGGCGAAGATGGCCGTGGAAACGACAGGGCACTGCTGCAAATGCATCTGGATGCCGACGATGGCCGCCGTATATCCTAACGCCGTCGAAGGCCGCGCGGGACAGGGGATTCCCGTCGTCCAGGACGGCAAGGTCCTGCCGGAGGTCGTGCAGGTCATGGAAATCTGCGCCGACCACGACATCATCTTTGCGACGGGCCATTCGTCGCCTCAGGAGAGCCTGCTCATGGCGGCCAAGGCCAAGGAAGTGGGCGTACATAAATTCGTCGTCACCCATGTCAATTCCCTGATTTGGCGCATGACGGCCGATGACATCAAGCGCTGCGTCGATCTGGGCGCATATATCGAGCTGTGCTACCTGCCCCGCGTGTGGGGAGCCGGCACGGCGATGAGCCAATATGAACGGGAATCAGCCCGGGATTTTATGAATTACGTTTCCGTCGCGCCGGAACGGAGCTTTATTTCTACCGATATGGGCCAGGCGAACATGCCCGACCCGTCGGAAGGGATGCGGGCCTGCATCGGCGAGCTGCTGGACGGCGGCGTGTCCCAGCGTGTCGTCGATACGCTGGTGCGGCGGAATCCGGCCTACTTACTCGGACTGGAGGGATAA
- a CDS encoding LysE family transporter, giving the protein MELLAFLSYTFVMAFTPGPNNLMAMSESRRLGFRGAAPLLWGLFVSFFILNGLIYGFIHSLQAALPWIEIPLKAVGSAYILFLTYKMFAPSAGGGSGKAVDKGKRFLAGMLLNFTNVKVMIFLLIGYTSFLLPVYTSEGIIVGLGIVMCLACAASNVVWALAGAALDRFFKNYERLLNWILAALLVFSVIEIWL; this is encoded by the coding sequence ATGGAACTGCTAGCATTTTTATCGTATACCTTCGTCATGGCCTTTACGCCGGGGCCAAATAACCTCATGGCCATGTCCGAAAGCCGGCGTCTCGGCTTTCGCGGCGCGGCGCCCCTGCTGTGGGGGTTGTTCGTCAGCTTTTTTATTTTGAATGGCCTCATTTACGGCTTCATCCATTCGCTGCAGGCGGCCCTGCCGTGGATAGAAATTCCCTTAAAGGCCGTTGGCTCGGCGTATATCTTATTTTTGACCTATAAGATGTTCGCGCCGTCGGCAGGCGGCGGCAGCGGCAAGGCCGTCGACAAGGGGAAACGGTTTCTGGCCGGCATGCTGCTGAACTTTACGAATGTCAAGGTCATGATCTTCCTGCTCATCGGCTACACGTCGTTTCTCCTGCCCGTATATACGAGCGAAGGCATCATCGTCGGCCTGGGAATCGTCATGTGCCTGGCCTGCGCGGCGTCCAATGTCGTCTGGGCTTTAGCCGGCGCGGCGCTGGACCGTTTCTTTAAAAACTATGAACGCCTTTTAAACTGGATATTGGCGGCTCTCCTCGTCTTTTCCGTCATAGAAATATGGCTGTAG